The following coding sequences lie in one Arachis ipaensis cultivar K30076 chromosome B05, Araip1.1, whole genome shotgun sequence genomic window:
- the LOC107641032 gene encoding uncharacterized protein LOC107641032 yields MAGNSKKNRKKGNVSVEHECSLNLLPRNMWLRIATMVASNLIQDIFNMQFLTCKVFLGAASSDAVYKHEKMWYILLVSFLFYLDRPERRFLDRCVEVENVDAILRQGLTEYFLIACRDIRMKLLARASTENSVEAGYLCAMLLLCDYEDEDEVQRCVEMFEVIRTSGEVERCREVFTDIFWE; encoded by the exons ATGGCTGGAAATTCCAAGAAGAACAGAAAGAAAGGAAACGTATCCGTCGAGCACGAATGTTCGCTGAATCTTCTTCCTCGCAACATGTGGTTGAGGATTGCCACGATGGTTGCATCGAATTTGATTCAGGATATATTCAACATGcagttt TTGACTTGTAAGGTGTTCCTGGGTGCAGCGAGTTCCGACGCCGTATACAAGCATGAAAAGATGTGGTATATACTGTTAgtgtcttttttattttacctaGACCGGCCTGAAAGGAGGTTCCTTGATCGCTGCGTGGAAGTAGAAAATGTGGATGCTATACTCCGGCAAGGGTTGACGGAGTATTTCTTGATTGCCTGCCGTGACATTCGGATGAAACTGCTTGCTAGGGCCTCAACGGAGAACAGCGTCGAAGCCGGTTACTTGTGTGCCATGCTGCTACTGTGTGATTacgaagatgaagatgaagtGCAAAGGTGTGTTGAAATGTTTGAGGTTATCCGTACTTCTGGTGAGGTCGAAAGGTGCAGGGAGGTCTTCACGGACATTTTCTGGGAGTGA
- the LOC107641033 gene encoding uncharacterized protein LOC107641033: MWNLPFEATYKVFLGAARSGAVYKYASMLELPIASFLYYYDNPEKSFLDCCTETGNPAALLRVGMIDFIWSGHCIGGMDTLTMAATGGDVEAYYLCAMLLLSHGKEDEGNMRRELEFFETVRASRVVKRCKEVFR, translated from the exons ATGTGGAATCTTCCTTTTGAG GCGACTTACAAGGTGTTTTTGGGTGCAGCGAGGTCCGGCGCTGTTTATAAGTACGCGTCGATGTTGGAGTTACCGATTGCGTCCTTTTTATATTACTATGACAATCCAGAAAAGAGTTTCCTAGATTGTTGCACGGAAACAGGAAATCCGGCTGCTCTACTCCGGGTAGGGATGATTGATTTCATCTGGAGTGGCCACTGCATCGGTGGAATGGACACCTTGACTATGGCTGCAACGGGTGGCGATGTTGAAGCCTATTACTTGTGTGCGATGCTGCTACTGTCTCATGGCAAGGAAGATGAAGGGAACATGCGAAGGGAACTTGAATTTTTTGAAACTGTACGTGCTTCTAGGGTGGTCAAAAGGTGCAAAGAGGTCTTCAGGTAG